A genome region from Micromonospora peucetia includes the following:
- a CDS encoding zinc-binding dehydrogenase, with protein MLAGRLHLAERALRMESVPVPEPASGQVRIRVEAAGVCLSDVHLIDGILTPLYLPGDVVTLGHEVAGVVDAFGDDVEGWEPGQRVLLQAGERDRRGTVLTRGVDYDGGWAEYAVASQDTLVPIPDDLPFEQACIIPDAVSTPWAAVTDTARTRPGEAVGVWGVGGLGAHAVQLLRLVGAAPVIAVEPLAAARDRAVALGADAVLDPADPAFRDAVLELTGGRGLDVAFDFAGVTAVREQALAVLGRRGRLVLAGIANKPVTIASDSPFNYFQQAVLGHYGSESEHVEQLVSLVRQGRLDLSASISDVLPLADAEEAVRRVHAKQGNPIRLILRP; from the coding sequence ATGCTGGCCGGACGGCTGCACCTGGCGGAGCGGGCGCTGCGGATGGAGTCGGTGCCGGTGCCCGAGCCGGCGAGCGGGCAGGTGCGCATCAGGGTCGAGGCGGCCGGGGTCTGCCTCTCCGACGTGCACCTGATCGACGGCATCCTCACCCCGCTCTACCTGCCCGGCGACGTGGTGACGCTGGGGCACGAGGTCGCCGGGGTCGTTGACGCGTTCGGCGACGACGTCGAGGGCTGGGAACCCGGCCAGCGGGTGCTGCTCCAGGCGGGGGAGCGGGACCGGCGCGGCACGGTGCTGACCCGGGGCGTCGACTACGACGGCGGTTGGGCCGAGTACGCCGTGGCCAGCCAGGACACGTTGGTGCCGATCCCGGACGACCTGCCCTTCGAGCAGGCCTGCATCATCCCCGACGCGGTCTCCACCCCCTGGGCGGCGGTGACGGACACCGCGCGGACCCGCCCCGGCGAGGCGGTCGGGGTGTGGGGCGTGGGCGGCCTGGGCGCACACGCCGTGCAGCTGCTGCGCCTGGTCGGCGCGGCCCCGGTGATCGCGGTGGAGCCGCTGGCGGCGGCACGGGACCGGGCGGTGGCCCTGGGGGCCGACGCGGTGCTCGACCCGGCCGACCCCGCGTTCCGCGACGCCGTGCTGGAATTGACGGGCGGGCGGGGGCTGGACGTGGCGTTCGACTTCGCCGGGGTGACCGCCGTACGGGAACAGGCGTTGGCCGTGCTCGGGCGTCGGGGCCGGTTGGTGCTGGCGGGCATCGCCAACAAACCGGTCACCATCGCGTCGGACAGCCCGTTCAACTACTTCCAGCAGGCGGTGCTCGGCCACTACGGCTCCGAGTCCGAGCACGTCGAGCAGTTGGTGTCCCTGGTCCGGCAGGGGCGGCTCGACCTGTCGGCGTCGATCAGCGACGTGTTGCCGCTGGCCGACGCGGAGGAGGCGGTACGGCGGGTGCACGCCAAGCAGGGCAACCCGATCCGACTGATCCTGCGCCCGTGA
- a CDS encoding spermidine synthase, translating into MGVRFEELAWRETPIGLISLRRRRDPSLGVEVYEVKLDDEFLMSSLFPVAEIELARLGLAPLAGQGLDVVVGGLGLGYTARTALEDDRVASLLVVEAIEDVIDWHRRELLPFAAGLAADPRTRFVRADFFAAVADGTGFDPQDPARRFHAVLLDVDHSPRNVLHPGHAAFYTPDGLRRLAAHLHPDGVFALWSDDPPDPDFEATLAAVFRTARTHVVPFANPLTGGESANTVYVAQR; encoded by the coding sequence GTGGGCGTGCGATTCGAGGAACTGGCCTGGCGGGAGACCCCGATCGGCCTCATCAGCCTGCGCCGGCGCCGCGACCCGTCGCTCGGCGTCGAGGTGTACGAGGTCAAGCTCGACGACGAGTTCCTGATGTCCAGCCTCTTCCCCGTCGCGGAGATCGAGCTGGCCCGACTGGGCCTGGCCCCGCTGGCCGGGCAGGGGCTCGACGTGGTCGTCGGCGGCCTCGGCCTCGGCTACACCGCCCGCACCGCCCTCGAGGACGACCGGGTCGCCTCGCTGCTGGTGGTGGAGGCGATCGAGGACGTCATCGACTGGCATCGCCGGGAGTTGCTGCCCTTCGCCGCCGGGCTGGCCGCGGACCCGCGTACCCGGTTCGTGCGCGCCGACTTCTTCGCCGCCGTCGCCGACGGCACCGGCTTCGACCCGCAGGACCCGGCGCGGCGGTTCCACGCCGTGCTGCTCGACGTGGACCACTCGCCGCGCAACGTGCTGCACCCCGGCCACGCCGCCTTCTACACCCCCGACGGACTGCGCCGCCTCGCCGCCCACCTGCACCCGGACGGGGTGTTCGCCCTCTGGTCGGACGACCCGCCCGATCCCGACTTCGAGGCGACCCTCGCCGCGGTGTTCCGGACCGCGCGGACGCACGTCGTCCCGTTCGCCAACCCGCTGACCGGCGGGGAGTCGGCCAACACCGTCTACGTCGCCCAGCGCTGA
- the eccB gene encoding type VII secretion protein EccB has translation MPSRQDQLHSYQFTVQRAVAALVMRETDPVQSPFRRLAGAGLASVLVAAIGLGGFALYGLFTGGGGKTWRDPGAVIVEKESGARFVFREQKLHPVLNYASALLIIGAERPKTVLVSRRAIDGVPRGLPLGIADAPDSLPASGRLSTTPWTVCSVAAAEADRSVPRSALLIGVTAGGGRALGEDALLLRDPDGGLHLVWHQRRYLVRDPNRVLAALAATRARAVPVAPALLNSLPAGADLAPLALPAQGERSARVSGARVGDVYLVRNSGGGRQYAVALRDGLAGITELQAGLLLARTGQGEPEPITLGRFAALPKLPDLAPTGPTAPPTAPPRLAVADGAGLCARVGDDGGVAEVRLDVRLPDLAAAPRTAPTAGGGVRADHVVVQPGRGAVVEAAAAPGASGGSVSVVTDLGRRYVLAGGEVLGMLGYRDVRPVRLPASLVALVPAGATLDPAAARVVAAPA, from the coding sequence ATGCCGTCGCGGCAGGACCAGCTGCACTCGTACCAGTTCACCGTCCAGCGGGCGGTCGCCGCCCTGGTCATGCGGGAGACCGACCCGGTGCAGTCGCCGTTCCGGCGGCTGGCCGGCGCTGGCCTGGCCAGCGTGCTGGTCGCCGCCATCGGCCTGGGCGGCTTCGCCCTCTACGGCCTCTTCACCGGGGGCGGCGGCAAGACATGGCGCGACCCGGGCGCGGTGATCGTGGAGAAGGAGTCCGGCGCCCGGTTCGTCTTCCGGGAGCAGAAGCTGCACCCGGTGCTCAACTACGCGTCGGCCCTGCTGATCATCGGCGCGGAGCGGCCGAAGACGGTGCTGGTCTCCCGTCGGGCCATCGACGGGGTGCCGCGCGGGCTGCCGCTGGGCATCGCCGACGCCCCCGACTCGCTGCCGGCCAGCGGTCGGCTGTCCACCACGCCGTGGACGGTCTGCTCCGTGGCCGCCGCCGAGGCCGACCGGTCGGTGCCCCGCTCGGCGCTGCTGATCGGCGTGACCGCCGGTGGGGGCCGGGCACTGGGCGAGGACGCGCTGCTGCTGCGTGACCCCGACGGCGGGCTGCACCTCGTCTGGCACCAGCGTCGCTACCTGGTGCGTGATCCCAACCGGGTGCTGGCCGCCCTGGCGGCCACCCGGGCCCGCGCGGTGCCGGTGGCCCCGGCCCTGCTCAACAGCCTGCCCGCGGGCGCCGACCTCGCCCCGCTGGCCCTGCCCGCGCAGGGGGAACGCTCCGCGCGGGTGTCCGGGGCGCGGGTCGGCGACGTCTACCTGGTGCGCAACTCCGGCGGTGGCCGGCAGTACGCGGTCGCGCTGCGCGACGGCCTGGCCGGCATCACCGAGTTGCAGGCTGGCCTGCTGCTGGCCCGCACCGGCCAGGGCGAACCGGAACCGATCACGCTCGGGCGGTTCGCGGCGCTGCCGAAGCTGCCCGACCTGGCCCCGACCGGGCCGACCGCCCCACCGACCGCACCGCCCCGGCTGGCCGTCGCCGACGGGGCGGGACTGTGCGCGCGGGTCGGCGACGACGGCGGCGTCGCGGAGGTCCGGCTCGACGTCCGGCTGCCCGACCTGGCCGCCGCGCCGCGTACCGCCCCGACGGCCGGGGGCGGCGTGCGCGCCGACCACGTCGTGGTGCAGCCAGGCCGGGGAGCGGTGGTCGAGGCTGCCGCGGCGCCCGGCGCGTCCGGCGGCTCGGTCTCCGTGGTCACCGACCTGGGCCGGCGGTACGTGCTGGCCGGCGGTGAGGTGCTCGGGATGCTCGGCTACCGCGACGTCCGGCCGGTGCGGCTGCCGGCCAGCCTGGTCGCCCTGGTGCCCGCCGGCGCCACGCTCGACCCGGCGGCTGCGCGGGTCGTCGCCGCCCCCGCCTGA
- a CDS encoding acyl-CoA dehydrogenase: MSSNLLSRRDLRFLLHDWLEVTRLTGRHRYAEHSRETFDAVLELAERVATERFAPHNRAADLAEPTFDGRRVHTIAQVKQALDVFAETGLLGAGMDASVGGMQLPHVVRAACFAWFQAANAGTSAYPLLTLGNANLLLAHGSPEQIDTWVRPMVQGRFFGTMCLSEPQAGSSLADITTRAQPQDDGTYRLHGTKMWISGGDHELSENIVHLVLARIPGGPPGVKGISLFIVPKVLLGDDGALGARNDVVLVGLNHKMGYRGTTNTLLNFGEGVHRPGGRPGAVGYLVGEAHQGLSQMFHMMNEARIGVGAGATALGYTGYLKSLTYARQRTQGRPLAGKDPATPQVPIVAHPDVRRMLLAQKSYVEGALALVLYCGRLLDEEKTAPEAADRERARLLLDVLTPIAKSWPSQWCLAANDLAIQVHGGSGYTRDHDVEQHWRDNRLNPIHEGTHGIQALDLLGRKVTMRGGAGLALLVETARATVTRAWKAGGEVAELAASLGAALDRVSLVTRRLWSTGDPDVALANASVYLEAVGHVVIAWIWLEQVLVVEATGGPGDGPDADLHAGKRQAARYFFRHELPRTGPQFDLLDSLDRTILEMRDDWF, translated from the coding sequence GTGTCGTCCAACCTGCTCTCCCGTCGCGACCTGCGCTTCCTGCTGCACGACTGGCTGGAGGTGACCCGGCTGACCGGGCGGCACCGCTACGCCGAGCACTCCCGGGAGACCTTCGACGCCGTGCTGGAACTCGCGGAGCGGGTGGCCACCGAGCGGTTCGCCCCGCACAACCGCGCCGCCGATCTCGCCGAGCCCACCTTCGACGGCCGTCGGGTACACACCATCGCGCAGGTCAAGCAGGCCCTCGACGTCTTCGCCGAGACCGGGCTGCTGGGCGCCGGCATGGACGCCTCGGTCGGCGGGATGCAGCTGCCACACGTCGTACGGGCCGCCTGCTTCGCCTGGTTCCAGGCCGCCAACGCCGGCACCTCGGCGTACCCGTTGCTGACCCTCGGCAACGCCAACCTGCTGCTGGCGCACGGCAGCCCCGAGCAGATCGACACCTGGGTCCGGCCGATGGTGCAGGGACGCTTCTTCGGCACCATGTGCCTGTCCGAGCCGCAGGCCGGCAGCTCGCTGGCCGACATCACCACCCGCGCGCAGCCGCAGGACGACGGGACGTACCGGCTGCACGGCACCAAGATGTGGATCTCCGGCGGCGACCACGAGCTGTCGGAGAACATCGTCCACCTGGTGCTCGCCCGGATCCCCGGCGGCCCGCCCGGGGTGAAGGGGATCTCGCTGTTCATCGTCCCGAAGGTGCTGCTGGGTGACGACGGCGCGCTCGGCGCCCGCAACGACGTCGTCCTGGTCGGCCTCAACCACAAGATGGGCTACCGGGGCACCACCAACACGCTGCTCAACTTCGGGGAGGGCGTGCACCGGCCCGGCGGGCGCCCCGGCGCGGTCGGCTACCTGGTCGGCGAGGCGCACCAGGGCCTTTCACAGATGTTCCACATGATGAACGAGGCGCGGATCGGGGTGGGCGCCGGCGCGACCGCCCTCGGCTACACCGGCTACCTGAAGTCCCTCACGTACGCCCGACAGCGAACGCAGGGTCGCCCATTGGCCGGCAAGGATCCGGCCACGCCGCAGGTGCCCATCGTCGCCCACCCCGACGTGCGACGGATGCTGCTGGCGCAGAAGAGCTACGTGGAAGGTGCCCTGGCGCTGGTCCTCTACTGCGGCCGGCTGCTCGACGAGGAGAAGACGGCACCGGAGGCGGCGGACCGGGAGCGGGCCCGCCTGCTGCTGGACGTGCTCACCCCGATCGCGAAGAGCTGGCCGTCGCAGTGGTGCCTGGCCGCCAACGACCTGGCCATCCAGGTGCACGGCGGCTCCGGCTACACCCGGGACCACGACGTCGAGCAGCACTGGCGGGACAACCGGCTCAACCCGATCCACGAGGGCACCCACGGCATCCAGGCGTTGGACCTGCTGGGACGCAAGGTCACCATGCGGGGCGGGGCGGGGCTCGCGCTGCTGGTGGAGACGGCCCGGGCCACGGTCACCCGCGCGTGGAAGGCCGGGGGTGAGGTCGCCGAGCTGGCCGCGTCGCTCGGCGCCGCCCTGGACCGGGTCTCCCTGGTCACCCGGCGGCTGTGGAGCACCGGCGACCCGGACGTGGCGCTGGCCAACGCGAGCGTCTACCTGGAGGCGGTCGGCCATGTCGTGATCGCCTGGATATGGCTGGAGCAGGTGCTCGTCGTCGAGGCGACCGGCGGCCCCGGCGACGGCCCGGACGCCGACCTGCACGCCGGCAAGCGGCAGGCCGCCCGGTACTTCTTCCGCCACGAACTGCCCCGTACCGGCCCGCAGTTCGACCTGTTGGACAGCCTCGACCGGACCATCCTGGAGATGCGCGACGACTGGTTCTGA
- a CDS encoding long-chain-fatty-acid--CoA ligase, which produces MDLSAERPWLRSYAPGVPATVTPSDESLVDLLRDAARRFGPRVALDFFGATTTYADLDDQVGRAAEALRRLGVGRGDRVALVLPNCPQHVVAFYAALRLGAVVVEHNPLYTAGELTHQLADHGARVAIVWDKIAPLVRDTTDATAVETVVAVDLTRALPRRKRLALRLPLARARATRAAMTGPAPGALSWERLVAAAGPLAADHPAPGPDDTALLQYTGGTTGTPKGAILTHRNLRTNAAQGRAWVPGLRDGEETVYAVLPLFHAYGLTLCLTFSVSIGATLVLFPRFDLEQTLEAVRRRPPTFLPAVPPIYEKLALAARERGVDLSSARYAISGAMALPPATVELWESVTGGLLVEGYGMTETSPVALGNPVSPARRPGTVGVPFPSTDIRIVDPEDPSRDREPGEAGELLIRGPQVFTGYWNRPAETAAVLLPDGWLRTGDIVVTDADGFVSVVDRIKELIITGGFNVYPSEVEDALRQVPGVHDAAAVGLPGEHGGEEVVAAVVLDDGSDLDEASIRAACRRHLTGYKVPRRVVVVEDLPRSQIGKVLRREVRDRLLADR; this is translated from the coding sequence ATGGACCTGAGTGCGGAGCGGCCCTGGCTGCGCAGCTACGCCCCGGGCGTGCCGGCGACCGTCACGCCGTCTGACGAATCGCTGGTCGACCTGCTGCGCGACGCCGCCCGCCGGTTCGGCCCCCGGGTCGCCCTGGACTTCTTCGGCGCCACCACCACGTACGCCGACCTGGACGACCAGGTGGGCCGGGCCGCCGAGGCACTGCGCCGGCTCGGCGTCGGCCGGGGCGACCGGGTGGCGCTGGTGCTGCCCAACTGCCCGCAGCACGTCGTCGCCTTCTACGCCGCGCTGCGACTCGGCGCGGTGGTGGTGGAGCACAACCCGCTCTACACCGCCGGGGAGCTCACCCACCAACTCGCCGACCACGGCGCCCGCGTCGCGATCGTCTGGGACAAGATCGCCCCCCTCGTACGCGACACCACCGACGCGACCGCCGTCGAGACGGTGGTCGCCGTGGACCTCACCCGGGCGCTGCCCCGGCGCAAGCGCCTGGCGCTGCGGCTGCCGCTGGCCCGGGCGCGGGCCACCCGCGCGGCGATGACCGGGCCCGCGCCGGGGGCGCTGTCCTGGGAGCGGCTGGTCGCCGCCGCCGGGCCCCTCGCTGCCGACCATCCCGCCCCCGGACCGGACGACACGGCGCTGTTGCAGTACACGGGCGGCACCACCGGCACGCCGAAGGGCGCGATCCTGACCCACCGCAACCTGCGGACCAACGCGGCGCAGGGCCGCGCCTGGGTGCCCGGCCTGCGCGACGGCGAGGAGACGGTGTACGCGGTGCTGCCGCTGTTCCACGCGTACGGGCTGACGCTCTGCCTGACCTTCTCGGTGAGCATCGGCGCCACGCTGGTGCTCTTCCCCCGCTTCGACCTGGAGCAGACCCTGGAGGCGGTACGCCGCCGCCCGCCGACCTTCCTGCCCGCCGTACCGCCGATCTACGAGAAGCTGGCCCTGGCCGCCCGGGAACGCGGGGTGGACCTCTCCTCGGCCCGGTACGCCATCTCCGGCGCCATGGCGCTGCCCCCGGCGACGGTCGAGCTGTGGGAGTCGGTCACCGGCGGGCTGCTCGTCGAGGGCTACGGCATGACCGAGACCTCGCCCGTCGCGCTCGGCAACCCGGTCTCCCCCGCCCGCCGGCCGGGCACCGTCGGCGTGCCCTTCCCGTCCACCGACATCCGCATCGTCGACCCCGAGGACCCGTCGCGCGACCGGGAGCCGGGCGAGGCGGGCGAGCTGCTGATCCGGGGACCGCAGGTGTTCACCGGCTACTGGAACCGCCCGGCGGAGACGGCGGCGGTGCTGCTGCCCGACGGCTGGCTACGTACCGGGGACATCGTGGTGACCGACGCCGACGGCTTCGTCAGCGTGGTAGACCGGATCAAGGAGCTGATCATCACCGGCGGGTTCAACGTCTACCCGTCGGAGGTGGAGGACGCGCTGCGCCAGGTTCCCGGTGTCCACGACGCCGCGGCGGTCGGCCTGCCCGGCGAGCACGGCGGCGAAGAGGTGGTGGCGGCGGTCGTCCTGGACGACGGCTCCGACCTCGACGAGGCGAGCATCCGGGCGGCGTGCCGGCGGCATCTGACCGGATACAAGGTGCCCCGCCGGGTGGTCGTCGTCGAGGATCTGCCCCGCTCCCAGATCGGCAAGGTCCTGCGCCGCGAGGTCCGCGACCGGCTGCTCGCCGACCGCTGA